In the genome of Leptolyngbya sp. 'hensonii', the window CGCCAATGCCTGTTTCACCAGTACCGCAACCGTTTCATCGTTGAGAATAATGCCATCCTGCACAATGCCGTCATGTCCCTCACTGCTATAGGGGTCAAGAGCCACATCGGTAATGATCAAAATACTGGGAACGGCTTGTTTGATGGCTTGAACAGCGCGAGGAATTAAACCATCGGGGTTGTAGCTTTCGGTGCCAGCATTGTCTTTCTGATTGTAGGGAATCAAGGGAAATAGGGCGATCGCTCCAATGCCCAACTCATCTGCCTGCCTTACCTCATCCAACAGCAAATCCAGTGTGTAGCGGTAGCAACCGGGCATGGATGGCACTTCTTCCCGCTGCCCCTCTCCTTCCATCACAAACAGCGGATAGATCAAATCTTCGACTCGCAGAACATTCTCCCGTACCATCCGACGCAGGGTTTCCGTTCGCCGCAATCGCCGGGGACGATGGGAGATCGCTGGCACAATGGCATTGACTTGATGCCCAGAATCGGTGGAATCGGTTTCTGTCTGCGGAGTTTGGAGTGCAAGCGTTGAGGTTTCAGTCAGGCTCATAGTATAATGAGAACGATTATCATTCGCTTATTCTACAGCACTCGCCGTGAAAAGTGACTCATCCTCTCAAGAAAGTGCAACCCATTCACCCCGCCTGACTCACAATCAGCAAGCAGTGCTCGATGTGTTGCACCAGCAAGCGGATGCCCTCTCCGCTCAGGAGTTATACAGTCTTTTGCGAGAACGACAGACGATCGGGCTGGCAACCGTGTATCGGGCATTAGAAACGCTGAAATTGCATGGATTGATCAAAAGTCGGATGGGTGCAAACGGTGAAGCGTTCTACAGTCTCGT includes:
- the hemB gene encoding porphobilinogen synthase, giving the protein MSLTETSTLALQTPQTETDSTDSGHQVNAIVPAISHRPRRLRRTETLRRMVRENVLRVEDLIYPLFVMEGEGQREEVPSMPGCYRYTLDLLLDEVRQADELGIGAIALFPLIPYNQKDNAGTESYNPDGLIPRAVQAIKQAVPSILIITDVALDPYSSEGHDGIVQDGIILNDETVAVLVKQALAQAEAGADFVAPSDMMDGRVGAIRRALDAEGWINVGILAYSAKYASAYYGPFRDALDSAPKFGDKKTYQMDAANSREAIKEVDLDIAEGADIVMVKPALAYLDIICQIKQHTNLPVAAYNVSGEYAMIKAAAAQGWIDEKKVILETLTSMKRAGADLILTYFAKEVALMLQKGE
- a CDS encoding Fur family transcriptional regulator, giving the protein MKSDSSSQESATHSPRLTHNQQAVLDVLHQQADALSAQELYSLLRERQTIGLATVYRALETLKLHGLIKSRMGANGEAFYSLVTPDQHYLTCLQCGQSFPLDHCPVQELETHLQPSVPFKIYYHTLEFFGLCEPCTHQIPS